From Proteiniborus sp. MB09-C3, the proteins below share one genomic window:
- a CDS encoding methyl-accepting chemotaxis protein: protein MKLTVRKKLIFGFSALIILMIILGGVGIYSLSVINNELTVLYDMHLKGIEYIKDAQINLASLGEDRGMLILAVDSKGRETAAKSMKSTFEEFEKNLEDFKSTIVDEEGRSIYSEITKLWEILKPNEESAIALATSGKIEEANQQTMVNRLNSEQIEIKINYLVKQKSELAEAANNGSDMLYSETLVILIIIIVLSVLTGIIVSLYISNIISKPITVMAGATKKIAEGDITVQAIKVKNKDEIGELANSFNIMTDRLRDMIIKITEASQSVAAYSQELSASSEETTAAAEQVSKTILELSSGAAAQSEELEATSSHIGQISSAIQQAAANTESVTNASKNASDAANEGVREAENAVRKIDRVKQVSIESANVVNALGKKSEEIGQIVDVIKNIADQTNLLALNAAIEAARAGEQGRGFAVVAEEVRNLAEQSSASTQKIEGLIKDIQSETNRAVNVIESGGQEILEGVEAVNKAGNTFKSIVKEVENVAEQINEVSAATQQIASESNEIVKSIDSIAAISQQTAASGQEVSAASEEQTASMEEVASSAQELAHLAEELLETVSRFKH, encoded by the coding sequence ATGAAATTGACAGTGAGAAAAAAGCTAATATTTGGATTCAGTGCCTTAATTATTTTAATGATTATATTAGGTGGTGTTGGAATATACAGTCTTTCAGTAATTAACAATGAATTAACTGTTTTATATGACATGCACTTAAAAGGCATTGAATATATTAAAGATGCACAAATAAATCTAGCATCCTTGGGAGAGGACAGGGGAATGCTGATATTAGCAGTAGATTCTAAAGGACGGGAAACAGCTGCTAAAAGTATGAAGTCTACATTTGAGGAATTTGAAAAAAACTTAGAGGATTTTAAAAGTACAATAGTAGATGAGGAAGGTAGAAGTATATATTCTGAAATAACAAAACTGTGGGAAATACTAAAGCCTAACGAGGAAAGTGCTATTGCATTAGCTACAAGTGGCAAAATTGAGGAAGCTAATCAACAAACTATGGTAAATCGTCTTAATTCTGAGCAAATAGAAATAAAAATCAATTATCTCGTAAAGCAAAAAAGTGAATTAGCAGAGGCGGCTAATAATGGAAGCGACATGCTATATTCAGAAACATTAGTCATATTGATTATTATAATTGTACTAAGCGTACTAACAGGAATAATAGTCTCTTTATACATATCTAATATAATTTCCAAGCCAATAACAGTAATGGCTGGAGCTACGAAAAAAATAGCTGAAGGTGATATAACAGTACAAGCTATAAAGGTTAAAAATAAAGATGAAATTGGTGAATTAGCAAATTCCTTTAACATAATGACTGATAGGCTAAGAGATATGATAATAAAGATTACAGAAGCTTCTCAAAGTGTTGCCGCCTATAGTCAGGAGTTATCAGCATCATCTGAAGAAACAACAGCTGCTGCCGAGCAAGTATCTAAAACTATACTGGAGCTGTCCAGCGGTGCCGCAGCACAATCCGAAGAATTAGAGGCTACCAGCTCCCATATAGGTCAAATTTCTTCTGCAATACAGCAGGCTGCAGCAAATACAGAATCTGTAACTAATGCAAGTAAGAATGCTTCTGATGCTGCCAACGAAGGAGTAAGAGAGGCAGAAAATGCAGTAAGAAAAATTGATAGAGTAAAGCAGGTTTCCATAGAAAGTGCGAATGTTGTTAATGCCTTAGGAAAAAAATCAGAAGAAATTGGACAGATTGTAGATGTCATTAAGAATATTGCGGATCAAACAAATCTACTAGCTCTTAATGCTGCTATAGAAGCTGCTAGAGCAGGCGAACAGGGAAGGGGATTCGCAGTTGTTGCTGAAGAGGTAAGAAACTTAGCTGAGCAATCTTCTGCTTCGACCCAGAAAATTGAAGGATTAATAAAAGATATTCAGAGCGAGACAAACCGTGCAGTCAATGTTATTGAATCTGGAGGACAAGAAATTCTTGAAGGAGTAGAAGCAGTAAACAAGGCAGGAAATACTTTTAAGTCTATAGTTAAGGAAGTTGAAAACGTGGCAGAACAAATAAATGAAGTGAGTGCAGCTACACAGCAGATAGCTTCTGAAAGCAATGAAATAGTTAAATCGATAGATAGCATTGCAGCTATATCACAACAGACAGCAGCCTCTGGCCAAGAAGTATCTGCGGCTTCTGAAGAACAGACTGCTTCTATGGAGGAAGTAGCAAGCTCTGCACAAGAGCTAGCTCATTTAGCAGAAGAGCTATTGGAAACAGTTTCAAGATTCAAGCATTAA
- a CDS encoding CBS domain-containing protein: MIKNFMLVNLVDSITLINNIILDKGIHHFPVVENGNIVGVITDEELIKANPEDIAANVMMGTFLYVNSEASIENIRGIFKKENPDFLLVKNKNKIEGLITEDLLIANSDI; this comes from the coding sequence ATGATAAAAAACTTTATGCTAGTAAATCTTGTTGATAGTATTACATTGATAAACAACATTATATTAGATAAAGGGATACATCATTTTCCAGTGGTGGAAAATGGCAATATTGTTGGAGTAATAACAGATGAGGAATTAATAAAAGCCAATCCTGAAGACATTGCAGCTAATGTGATGATGGGAACATTTTTATATGTAAATTCAGAAGCCTCAATCGAAAATATTAGAGGAATATTTAAAAAAGAAAATCCTGACTTTTTGTTGGTTAAAAATAAAAATAAAATAGAGGGTTTGATTACAGAGGATTTATTAATTGCTAACTCTGACATTTAG
- a CDS encoding helix-turn-helix transcriptional regulator: protein MNFSERLKLLREENNLTQNDLAEKLNISRQSVGNYEKGTRFPNDPELILKIAGLFNVSIDYLLGVTTIRHSLKNNTIKTQSRIKEEDSIYYANKTSALEKLFYEVDGLSTDNIKKITKCIKIFKDNL, encoded by the coding sequence ATGAACTTTTCAGAGCGATTGAAACTTCTTAGAGAAGAAAATAATTTAACTCAAAATGACTTGGCCGAAAAGCTAAATATCAGTAGACAATCTGTTGGCAATTATGAGAAAGGGACTAGATTTCCAAATGATCCAGAGCTTATCCTAAAAATTGCAGGATTGTTTAATGTTTCAATAGATTATTTATTAGGTGTTACTACTATTAGACATTCGTTAAAAAACAATACTATAAAAACACAGTCTAGAATCAAGGAAGAAGACTCTATTTATTATGCAAATAAGACTAGCGCACTAGAAAAGCTCTTTTATGAAGTAGATGGGCTTTCTACAGATAATATAAAAAAAATAACTAAATGCATTAAAATATTTAAAGATAATTTGTAA
- a CDS encoding GGDEF domain-containing protein, whose product MAKLPYLKTNRYYKKRFILLIFLWFISLFLLSIYSYHRVIVDVRNEIGNKAMLVAGRYGGDEFSILLPDTSEKRAEKIAKLIVDDIAKSNDRRESSLGIDGSTVSIGVVSLVPDEETTIETLISYADTALYKSKRHGRNRVYTWKKKALSKDEQTS is encoded by the coding sequence ATGGCAAAACTCCCATATTTAAAAACAAATAGATATTATAAAAAACGCTTTATTCTATTAATTTTCCTATGGTTTATCTCTCTATTTTTATTATCCATTTACTCTTATCATAGAGTTATTGTAGATGTTAGGAATGAAATAGGAAATAAGGCAATGCTTGTTGCAGGTCGTTATGGAGGAGATGAATTTTCTATTTTACTTCCTGATACTAGCGAGAAAAGGGCAGAGAAAATTGCAAAGCTTATTGTAGATGATATAGCAAAATCAAATGATAGGAGAGAATCCTCTTTAGGTATTGATGGCAGTACAGTAAGCATAGGTGTAGTTAGTCTTGTTCCTGATGAGGAAACTACTATCGAAACCTTGATTAGTTATGCCGACACAGCTTTATACAAGTCGAAAAGACATGGAAGAAATAGAGTATACACATGGAAGAAAAAAGCCTTATCTAAAGATGAACAAACTAGTTAA
- a CDS encoding copper amine oxidase N-terminal domain-containing protein: MKRSTKIVGTLSLALVMTSAISPIYAEKGQEPLIIERSSSIPEHMTISTKDSWEDKINYINFEGVVKEIKTQEGYVSVSLTDGKEDKIVAVFNISDEAMIVDQATKKIIKSSELKEGKKLAGYYRKDMPMLMIYPPIINPELVIVKDEEEKDFIKHSNFDEELISADNSLKLNISEETVITNQYGEECKEEELYDEDLVVFYTITTRSIPAQTNPSKIIVLKEQSEENTGNTDDTETGEGNVIDEIAEMIKADSYKKEETVMIPLRKIAEHLGYQIEWNNENRSIILSKGNVSFTIAIGKEDYGYNKSLRKFEQAPEINNEKTYVPQSLLDIMK; this comes from the coding sequence ATGAAAAGATCAACTAAAATTGTAGGAACTCTATCCTTAGCTCTAGTAATGACATCAGCTATTTCACCAATTTATGCTGAAAAGGGGCAGGAGCCTCTTATTATAGAAAGGAGTTCTTCGATTCCTGAACACATGACTATATCCACAAAGGATTCTTGGGAGGATAAAATAAACTATATAAACTTTGAGGGTGTTGTTAAGGAAATTAAAACACAGGAAGGTTACGTATCTGTTTCATTGACAGATGGGAAAGAGGATAAAATTGTAGCAGTATTTAATATATCCGATGAAGCTATGATTGTGGATCAAGCAACAAAAAAAATCATCAAAAGCTCTGAATTAAAAGAGGGTAAAAAGCTTGCTGGCTACTACAGGAAAGATATGCCAATGCTAATGATATACCCACCTATAATTAATCCAGAACTGGTTATTGTAAAGGATGAAGAAGAGAAAGACTTTATTAAGCATTCCAATTTTGATGAAGAACTAATAAGTGCAGATAATTCTCTAAAGCTTAATATTTCAGAAGAAACTGTTATAACAAACCAATATGGAGAAGAGTGTAAGGAAGAAGAGTTATATGATGAGGATTTAGTAGTCTTCTATACAATTACTACTAGAAGTATTCCTGCACAGACAAATCCAAGCAAAATAATTGTGCTTAAGGAACAATCAGAAGAGAATACAGGAAATACAGACGATACTGAAACTGGAGAAGGTAATGTAATAGATGAAATTGCTGAAATGATTAAAGCAGATAGCTATAAAAAAGAAGAAACTGTAATGATTCCTTTGAGAAAAATAGCAGAACATTTAGGATATCAGATTGAATGGAATAACGAAAATAGAAGTATAATTTTAAGTAAAGGCAATGTTTCATTCACAATAGCCATAGGTAAAGAAGATTATGGATACAACAAGAGCTTAAGAAAATTTGAACAAGCACCAGAAATAAATAATGAAAAAACTTACGTTCCACAATCTCTTCTAGACATAATGAAATAA
- a CDS encoding DUF368 domain-containing protein: MDFLTGFLKGMALSIGAIAPGVSGGTLAVIFGIYERITEAIAHVFRNFKNNVVFFFPIALGGGFGILIFSRLINYLFTDYNIEVKYLFIGLIIGTFPSLFKQANKREFKYTYLIPFIITLGITIIFAFLDNEVINIIPSHNQGMLQLLIYGSIIGFGTIIPGISASFILMYMGAYELVLDSIANINIANLVPMGIGFVFSIIIFAKLISMLFEKAYGYTNYAVLGFAIGSVIPIFPGFNFSLRYLIGLILFIIGLYVSAYLSRYERAK, from the coding sequence ATGGATTTTTTAACAGGCTTTTTAAAGGGAATGGCATTAAGTATAGGAGCTATTGCTCCAGGAGTAAGCGGAGGTACACTTGCAGTAATATTTGGTATATACGAAAGAATTACAGAAGCAATAGCGCATGTGTTTAGGAATTTCAAAAACAATGTAGTATTCTTTTTTCCTATTGCTCTTGGCGGTGGTTTTGGAATTTTAATTTTTAGCAGACTTATAAACTACTTATTTACGGACTATAATATCGAGGTAAAATATCTTTTTATTGGACTTATAATAGGTACATTTCCTTCCCTATTTAAACAGGCTAATAAGCGAGAATTTAAATATACATATTTAATACCATTTATAATAACCTTAGGAATCACCATTATATTTGCATTCTTAGATAATGAGGTGATAAATATAATCCCAAGCCACAATCAGGGAATGTTGCAGCTTCTTATATATGGCTCAATTATAGGCTTTGGTACAATAATACCTGGTATAAGCGCCTCTTTTATCCTAATGTATATGGGAGCATATGAATTAGTACTTGACAGCATAGCAAATATCAATATAGCAAATCTTGTTCCTATGGGTATAGGTTTTGTTTTCAGTATTATTATATTTGCTAAGCTAATCAGCATGTTATTTGAAAAGGCTTATGGGTATACAAATTATGCGGTATTAGGCTTTGCCATAGGTTCAGTAATACCTATATTTCCAGGATTTAATTTTAGCCTTAGATACTTAATAGGTTTAATACTGTTCATAATAGGTCTTTATGTATCTGCATATCTTAGTAGATATGAGAGGGCAAAATAA
- a CDS encoding TraX family protein, translated as MKYKVFNGFQLKMIMVILMLLDHIAQFMPDIPIWFHYLGRIVAPIFFFILVEGFIHTSNREKYMKRLFIWGLIMFGGSRLLEFIFPYDSYIPNNIFLSLAFCFALLYFIDLINNTEESKVKSKLTVYAIIVGFLGLFTEASFLGIGMVLIFYYFRGNKLALSMSYIILSSIFILGDFSYENIFLINYQWMMVFSLPFILMYNGERGRSLKYFFYAFYPAHIWILYTIGYFLSK; from the coding sequence ATGAAATATAAAGTATTCAATGGCTTCCAGCTTAAAATGATAATGGTTATACTAATGCTATTAGACCATATTGCTCAGTTTATGCCTGACATACCAATCTGGTTTCATTATTTAGGTAGAATTGTGGCACCTATATTCTTTTTTATTCTTGTGGAAGGCTTTATACATACAAGCAATAGAGAGAAATATATGAAGAGGCTATTCATATGGGGGCTTATTATGTTTGGAGGCTCAAGACTTCTAGAATTTATTTTTCCTTATGATAGCTATATACCTAATAATATATTTTTATCATTAGCTTTCTGTTTTGCTCTTTTATATTTTATTGATCTTATTAATAATACCGAAGAAAGCAAAGTTAAATCTAAGCTTACTGTATATGCAATAATAGTCGGCTTTTTAGGATTATTTACAGAGGCTTCTTTTTTAGGTATAGGAATGGTTCTCATATTCTATTACTTCAGAGGAAATAAATTAGCGCTTTCAATGTCTTATATAATTTTATCCAGTATATTCATACTTGGGGATTTCTCCTATGAAAATATATTTTTGATAAATTATCAGTGGATGATGGTATTCTCGCTTCCATTTATTCTTATGTACAATGGGGAGAGAGGAAGGAGTCTAAAATATTTTTTCTATGCTTTTTACCCTGCACATATTTGGATATTATATACTATAGGGTATTTTTTATCTAAATGA
- a CDS encoding GGDEF domain-containing protein: MDKAIKLEEIEFHLDFFKKMYPTVRIVDPCKKKIIQYYDNLTIESESTCYAYWKNNAICENCISMRAYLNKDTVFKLEYVKDKFYMVTAMPIETTERIIVLELLKEVTSTMLIDTGDYDNVHDIKNYIINLNEKVVKDNLTNLYNRRFIDERLPVDIIRSTINRTPISIIMTDIDQLKKINDVYGHLEGDLKVKEYGRILSNSVRGDKDWVARFGGDEFLICLNNTDNETAYKIAERIRKDIENNILLIGNNNIKITGSFGICTMYKDKLTAEEMIKIADKNLYEAKNGGKNKVY; the protein is encoded by the coding sequence ATGGACAAGGCTATAAAATTAGAAGAAATAGAATTTCATCTAGATTTTTTCAAAAAAATGTATCCTACAGTAAGAATTGTTGATCCTTGTAAGAAAAAGATAATACAATATTATGATAATCTCACAATAGAATCAGAATCTACTTGTTATGCATATTGGAAAAATAATGCTATTTGTGAAAATTGTATTTCTATGAGAGCTTACTTAAATAAGGACACAGTATTTAAGCTAGAATATGTAAAAGATAAATTTTATATGGTTACAGCAATGCCTATAGAGACAACAGAACGCATAATTGTTTTAGAGCTTCTAAAGGAAGTGACTAGTACTATGTTAATAGATACTGGGGATTATGATAATGTACATGATATCAAGAATTATATAATAAACTTAAATGAGAAGGTAGTAAAGGATAATCTAACTAATCTTTATAATAGAAGATTTATAGATGAAAGACTTCCAGTAGATATCATCAGGAGTACTATTAACAGAACGCCTATATCCATTATTATGACAGATATTGATCAGCTAAAAAAGATTAATGATGTCTATGGACACTTAGAGGGAGATTTAAAGGTAAAGGAGTATGGAAGAATATTATCCAATTCTGTTAGGGGAGACAAGGACTGGGTAGCAAGATTTGGAGGAGATGAATTTTTAATATGCTTAAATAATACAGATAATGAGACTGCTTATAAAATTGCCGAAAGAATAAGAAAAGACATTGAAAATAATATTTTATTAATAGGCAATAATAATATCAAGATTACTGGCTCTTTTGGGATATGTACCATGTATAAAGATAAGCTTACTGCTGAGGAAATGATAAAGATAGCAGATAAAAACCTTTATGAAGCTAAGAACGGTGGAAAAAACAAAGTTTATTAA
- the nagZ gene encoding beta-N-acetylhexosaminidase yields MNTKKIYSCVAFLMILLLLAGCSIGNNDKNSGEKDMSEAEDNHNQEDIQPPVEKIDPIKEQIKEMSIEEKIGQMVVVGLEGYTLDDNSRKMIEEYKVGGIIIFGKNVESSSQLLSLVNSLKETNSKNRIPLFISVDEEGGRVSRMPKEIKKLPTNKKIGQINNKELSYEIGTVLAEELKLFGFNMDFAPVLDINSNPKNPVIGDRSFGTNAAIVSDLGIQTMKGIQSEEVVSVIKHFPGHGDTSVDSHVGLPAVDHDLERLMSFELIPFKEAIDNGADTVMVAHILLKKIDPDYPSSLSKTIITDILREDLGFNGVVISDDMTMGAIAENYEIGDASVNAINAGSDIVLIAHGFDNGVSAINSIKEAVTNGTISEDRLNDSVYRILSLKEKYNMTDETKDTIDTEDINNKFKEILE; encoded by the coding sequence ATGAATACAAAAAAAATTTACAGTTGCGTAGCATTTCTAATGATTTTACTATTATTAGCAGGATGCTCTATTGGAAATAATGACAAAAATTCAGGAGAAAAAGATATGTCTGAAGCAGAAGATAATCATAATCAAGAGGACATTCAGCCTCCTGTAGAAAAGATAGACCCAATAAAAGAGCAAATTAAAGAAATGTCTATTGAAGAGAAGATAGGGCAAATGGTCGTAGTTGGACTTGAAGGCTATACCCTTGATGATAATTCAAGAAAAATGATTGAGGAGTATAAGGTTGGAGGTATTATCATATTTGGCAAGAATGTAGAAAGCTCTAGTCAGCTTTTAAGTCTAGTCAATTCACTGAAGGAAACTAACTCTAAAAATAGAATACCACTATTTATTTCTGTAGATGAAGAAGGTGGAAGAGTTAGCAGAATGCCAAAAGAAATTAAAAAGCTTCCAACAAACAAAAAAATAGGACAGATTAATAATAAAGAGCTTTCCTACGAAATAGGTACAGTATTAGCAGAAGAATTAAAGCTATTTGGATTTAATATGGATTTTGCACCTGTTTTAGATATAAATAGCAATCCTAAAAATCCAGTAATAGGAGATAGATCCTTTGGAACAAATGCAGCCATAGTGAGTGACCTAGGAATACAGACTATGAAAGGCATACAGTCTGAGGAGGTAGTTTCAGTCATAAAGCATTTCCCAGGACATGGAGATACATCAGTTGATTCTCATGTCGGGTTGCCTGCTGTTGACCATGATTTAGAACGGCTAATGAGCTTCGAGCTCATACCATTTAAAGAAGCAATAGATAATGGAGCAGATACAGTTATGGTAGCTCACATACTATTGAAAAAAATAGATCCTGATTATCCATCTTCCTTATCAAAAACTATTATTACAGATATTTTAAGAGAGGATTTAGGATTTAACGGAGTAGTTATATCCGACGACATGACAATGGGAGCTATAGCTGAGAATTATGAAATAGGAGATGCATCCGTAAATGCAATAAACGCAGGAAGTGATATTGTCCTAATAGCCCATGGCTTTGACAATGGAGTATCTGCAATAAATTCTATAAAAGAGGCAGTGACAAATGGAACGATATCAGAGGATAGACTAAATGATAGCGTATATAGAATACTAAGCCTAAAAGAAAAATACAATATGACTGATGAAACTAAAGATACAATTGATACAGAAGATATAAATAATAAATTTAAAGAAATATTAGAATAG
- a CDS encoding PadR family transcriptional regulator: MKISKELLRGSTSILILSLLNRRSMYGYEMIREIEDRSENIFSFKEGTLYPLLHALEKEEMIESYWEDTESKRKRKYYRITDSGRKLLSQKEKEWRTFTKAVEQVLWEGLIWA, translated from the coding sequence GTGAAGATAAGTAAGGAGCTATTAAGGGGAAGTACAAGTATATTGATTTTAAGTCTTTTAAACAGACGTTCAATGTATGGATATGAGATGATAAGAGAAATCGAAGACAGATCAGAAAATATTTTTTCTTTTAAGGAGGGTACTCTATATCCATTACTGCACGCCCTTGAGAAAGAAGAGATGATTGAATCCTACTGGGAAGACACGGAAAGCAAAAGAAAGAGAAAATATTATAGGATTACTGATTCTGGCAGGAAGCTGTTAAGTCAAAAGGAAAAAGAATGGAGGACATTTACAAAGGCTGTAGAGCAAGTATTATGGGAGGGACTTATATGGGCTTAG
- a CDS encoding FtsW/RodA/SpoVE family cell cycle protein has protein sequence MGLEDNKRVADFLTKVCGKIRNKKLHNEIRLEFLNHIEELYAENIRKGMSEDMAIEEALRYMGDGDIVGKRLNKIHRQWPDWAIIGGAALLAVFGVILMYLIEANGALSRNNGIFKDSIFHVLLGLATLLGLNLFDYRILKKYSKYIYGATIIAWLFFINTGAYVNGQLYFIAGRLSFMPMVIVPLIVSLAGLFDGWDWNDKKRLIIAAGLVLLPVLLFLRTYSMAYVIVYFVSVLLILFASGLKLKQVIPVFVLAGVVSIFFLVQRSYILERVLTFLNPWNDPNGAGWIHIQMGNLIKSAGIFGKGFEFDPMLLPSVDTDFVFAYVIYTFGWLITGILVAAIALFIARMIKGVGKVTDSYGKLVAVGFIGILSTRFIWNILMTLGLLPITGLPFPFISYGGTQLVMDMVMVGYLSNIYRRKEKAYSETVI, from the coding sequence ATGGGCTTAGAAGATAATAAAAGAGTAGCTGATTTTCTCACGAAGGTTTGCGGTAAAATCAGAAATAAAAAGCTGCATAATGAAATAAGGCTTGAATTTTTAAATCATATAGAAGAGTTATATGCTGAGAATATACGAAAGGGAATGTCTGAGGATATGGCTATAGAAGAAGCCTTGAGGTATATGGGTGATGGTGACATAGTTGGAAAGAGGCTTAATAAAATACATAGACAGTGGCCAGATTGGGCAATTATTGGAGGAGCAGCCTTATTAGCCGTATTTGGAGTTATACTTATGTATCTGATTGAAGCTAATGGGGCATTGTCTCGAAATAATGGAATATTTAAAGATAGCATATTTCATGTACTTTTAGGATTAGCAACTTTATTAGGACTCAATCTATTTGATTATAGAATATTAAAGAAATATTCTAAATATATCTATGGAGCAACTATTATAGCATGGCTATTTTTCATTAATACAGGAGCTTATGTTAATGGGCAGCTTTATTTTATTGCAGGTAGGTTAAGCTTTATGCCAATGGTAATAGTGCCTTTAATTGTCTCTTTAGCAGGTTTATTTGATGGATGGGATTGGAATGACAAGAAAAGGCTAATAATTGCAGCAGGCTTAGTATTACTTCCTGTATTGCTGTTTTTACGAACATATTCAATGGCATATGTGATAGTTTACTTTGTTTCTGTTCTGTTAATTCTTTTTGCATCTGGATTAAAATTAAAACAAGTTATACCTGTGTTTGTGTTAGCTGGCGTTGTTAGTATATTTTTTCTAGTACAAAGATCATATATTCTTGAGAGAGTACTAACATTTTTGAATCCATGGAATGATCCTAATGGAGCTGGTTGGATACATATCCAAATGGGCAATCTGATAAAATCAGCAGGAATATTTGGAAAGGGGTTTGAGTTTGACCCTATGCTACTTCCTTCTGTTGATACAGATTTTGTGTTTGCTTATGTTATTTATACTTTTGGATGGCTGATAACTGGAATATTAGTAGCTGCCATTGCCTTATTTATAGCTAGAATGATAAAAGGTGTAGGGAAAGTAACCGATAGCTATGGAAAGCTTGTAGCAGTTGGATTCATTGGAATACTTTCAACAAGATTTATCTGGAATATTTTAATGACATTAGGTCTACTGCCTATAACAGGCTTGCCATTCCCTTTTATAAGCTATGGAGGAACTCAGCTTGTTATGGACATGGTTATGGTAGGATATCTGTCTAATATTTATAGAAGAAAAGAAAAGGCATACTCAGAAACAGTAATATAA
- a CDS encoding SufS family cysteine desulfurase has product MEQPHKKPIKVTEGIQEYNNNYNGSPHRGAHYLSIKATEIYEGARKKAADFIGAKSSKEVIFTKNTTEGLNFLAYSYGVSRLKEGDEILLSIANHHSNIVPWQMVARRTGAKLVYLMCDKNGQITKEDIENKINKNTKIISISHVSNVFGVIHPIEYIVKKGRENQATIIIDGAQSVPHLETNVNELDADFLVLSGHKMLASMGVGVLYGKLDKLNELEPFLYGGDMIEYVDLYETSYGEIPYRFEAGTQNVEGALSLSIAIDYIQSIGIKKIEKIVKELLKHTLDKLKDKDFIEMHGGNDIDHRTGIVSFNVKDVHPHDVASILDNYNIAIRAGHHCAQPFMKYMGLSSSCRASFYFYNTFEDIDRFIEALEKVRGYVL; this is encoded by the coding sequence ATGGAGCAACCACACAAAAAACCTATTAAGGTTACGGAAGGAATTCAAGAATATAACAATAATTATAATGGAAGTCCCCATAGAGGAGCACATTATTTAAGTATCAAGGCAACAGAAATTTATGAAGGTGCAAGGAAAAAGGCAGCAGATTTTATAGGAGCTAAGAGCTCAAAGGAAGTCATATTTACCAAAAACACTACAGAGGGTTTAAATTTTTTAGCTTACTCATATGGAGTGAGTAGATTAAAAGAAGGGGACGAGATTCTCTTGTCTATTGCAAATCATCACAGCAATATAGTGCCTTGGCAGATGGTAGCCAGAAGAACTGGGGCAAAGCTAGTTTATCTAATGTGTGATAAAAACGGTCAGATTACGAAAGAAGATATTGAAAATAAAATAAACAAAAATACTAAAATAATCAGCATATCTCACGTAAGCAATGTGTTTGGAGTAATACATCCAATAGAGTATATAGTTAAAAAAGGGCGAGAAAATCAAGCTACTATCATAATAGATGGAGCTCAAAGTGTACCGCATTTAGAGACAAATGTAAATGAATTGGATGCTGACTTTTTAGTGCTTTCTGGACATAAAATGCTGGCATCCATGGGTGTAGGAGTTTTATATGGTAAGCTTGATAAATTAAATGAACTAGAACCATTTTTATATGGGGGAGATATGATAGAATACGTTGATTTGTACGAAACAAGCTATGGCGAAATACCCTATAGATTTGAAGCAGGTACTCAAAATGTAGAGGGAGCCTTATCCCTTTCAATTGCTATAGATTATATACAAAGTATTGGCATAAAGAAAATTGAGAAAATAGTAAAGGAACTGCTGAAACACACATTGGATAAATTAAAGGATAAGGATTTCATTGAAATGCATGGAGGAAATGACATAGATCATAGAACAGGAATAGTATCCTTTAATGTGAAAGATGTGCATCCACATGATGTAGCGTCTATATTAGATAATTACAATATTGCAATAAGAGCAGGACATCATTGTGCCCAGCCGTTTATGAAATATATGGGTTTAAGCTCTTCCTGCAGAGCAAGTTTTTACTTCT